From the genome of Homalodisca vitripennis isolate AUS2020 chromosome 8, UT_GWSS_2.1, whole genome shotgun sequence, one region includes:
- the LOC124367174 gene encoding leukocyte elastase inhibitor-like isoform X1 — protein MVVSTMYDKIHLLVIASLAAPLSVVAQQCPLSVVSVGDAQVETLRYSRMELAVDLLRSVTSQDPTQNVFLSPYSIFSAFQLLFFATSGYSEKIMRTFLHIPHNLTKNDVVGIYALDRQQNEQNYTNDYELDSANKLYIQQDLDIRDCVKHIFPKEYSTADFKNDLELSRKNINKWVERQTKNLIVDCIPEGFLDKNTSLLMVNAVYFKGLWKSRFNKDKTSPEYFHMADGSRRLTEMMNTQSSVRAVFSSSYGIHGLELPYEGDDISMFIILPEQSHATAVQDLLRSLTYERLEMILSEILDSPLKKMDITIPKFKTENKYNLVPILKDLGADKLLEFVDLSDFVKTFNDFKVDKAIHTAKIVVDEQGTEAVAVTVVKATKTRSYIREHYTVFRADRPFLYFIYNTVTRTLLFSGVFNSP, from the exons ATGGTTGTGAGTACAATGTACGATAAG ATACATCTCTTGGTCATCGCTAGCTTGGCTGCGCCATTGTCTGTGGTGGCACAGCAGTGTCCGCTCTCTGTAGTGTCTGTCGGTGACGCCCAAGTGGAGACGCTGAGGTACAGTCGCATGGAGCTAGCAGTAGACCTACTACGTTCTGTAACCTCTCAGGATCCGACGCAGAACGTATTCCTCTCACCGTACAGCATATTCTCGGCCTTCCAACTATTATTCTTTGCAACTTCTGGCTATTCTGAGAAGATTATGAGAACATTTCTTCATATACCTCATAACCtg actaaaaatgatgtagttggAATCTACGCCTTAGACAGACAACAAAATGAGCAGAACTACACAAATGACTACGAACTCGACAGCGCCAATAAACTCTACATACAACAAGACCTTGACATAAGAGATTGCGTAAAGCACATCTTTCCAAAAGAATACTCTACTGCAGACTTTAAAAATGATTTGGAGTTATctcgtaaaaatataaataaatgggtAGAAAGGCAGACAAAAAACTTAATTGTGGATTGTATACCAGAAGGATTCCTAGATAAGAACACATCACTACTAATG GTGAATGCCGTGTACTTCAAAGGGTTATGGAAGTCAAGATTCAATAAAGATAAGACTTCCCCTGAATATTTTCACATGGCTGATGGATCTAGAAGACTAACTGAAATGATGAACACACAGAGTAGTGTCAGAGCTG tattttctaGCAGTTATGGAATACATGGTCTGGAGCTGCCGTACGAGGGAGATGATATCAGCATGTTCATAATTTTGCCTGAACAATCTCATGCAACAGCAGTACAAGATTTACTGAGGTCATTAACTTATGAACGTCTAGAGATGATTCTAAGTGAGATCTTAGACAGCCCTCTGAAAAAAATGGACATTACTATTCCTAAGTTCAAAACTGAGAATAAATATAATCTCGTACCG attttaaaggATTTGGGAGCAGATAAGTTACTTGAGTTTGTCGACCTCAGTGACTTTGTTAAAAcgtttaatgattttaaagtgGATAAGGCCATCCACACCGCCAAAATTGTTGTAGATGAGCAAGGCACGGAGGCGGTGGCTGTTACAGTAGTGAAGGCAACCAAGACCCGTTCATATATAAGGGAACACTATACAGTATTTCGAGCAGATAggccttttttgtattttatttataatactgtaacGAGGACGCTGCTATTTTCTGGTGTTTTTAACTCCCCATAA
- the LOC124367174 gene encoding serine protease inhibitor 88Ea-like isoform X2 has product MVIHLLVIASLAAPLSVVAQQCPLSVVSVGDAQVETLRYSRMELAVDLLRSVTSQDPTQNVFLSPYSIFSAFQLLFFATSGYSEKIMRTFLHIPHNLTKNDVVGIYALDRQQNEQNYTNDYELDSANKLYIQQDLDIRDCVKHIFPKEYSTADFKNDLELSRKNINKWVERQTKNLIVDCIPEGFLDKNTSLLMVNAVYFKGLWKSRFNKDKTSPEYFHMADGSRRLTEMMNTQSSVRAVFSSSYGIHGLELPYEGDDISMFIILPEQSHATAVQDLLRSLTYERLEMILSEILDSPLKKMDITIPKFKTENKYNLVPILKDLGADKLLEFVDLSDFVKTFNDFKVDKAIHTAKIVVDEQGTEAVAVTVVKATKTRSYIREHYTVFRADRPFLYFIYNTVTRTLLFSGVFNSP; this is encoded by the exons ATGGTT ATACATCTCTTGGTCATCGCTAGCTTGGCTGCGCCATTGTCTGTGGTGGCACAGCAGTGTCCGCTCTCTGTAGTGTCTGTCGGTGACGCCCAAGTGGAGACGCTGAGGTACAGTCGCATGGAGCTAGCAGTAGACCTACTACGTTCTGTAACCTCTCAGGATCCGACGCAGAACGTATTCCTCTCACCGTACAGCATATTCTCGGCCTTCCAACTATTATTCTTTGCAACTTCTGGCTATTCTGAGAAGATTATGAGAACATTTCTTCATATACCTCATAACCtg actaaaaatgatgtagttggAATCTACGCCTTAGACAGACAACAAAATGAGCAGAACTACACAAATGACTACGAACTCGACAGCGCCAATAAACTCTACATACAACAAGACCTTGACATAAGAGATTGCGTAAAGCACATCTTTCCAAAAGAATACTCTACTGCAGACTTTAAAAATGATTTGGAGTTATctcgtaaaaatataaataaatgggtAGAAAGGCAGACAAAAAACTTAATTGTGGATTGTATACCAGAAGGATTCCTAGATAAGAACACATCACTACTAATG GTGAATGCCGTGTACTTCAAAGGGTTATGGAAGTCAAGATTCAATAAAGATAAGACTTCCCCTGAATATTTTCACATGGCTGATGGATCTAGAAGACTAACTGAAATGATGAACACACAGAGTAGTGTCAGAGCTG tattttctaGCAGTTATGGAATACATGGTCTGGAGCTGCCGTACGAGGGAGATGATATCAGCATGTTCATAATTTTGCCTGAACAATCTCATGCAACAGCAGTACAAGATTTACTGAGGTCATTAACTTATGAACGTCTAGAGATGATTCTAAGTGAGATCTTAGACAGCCCTCTGAAAAAAATGGACATTACTATTCCTAAGTTCAAAACTGAGAATAAATATAATCTCGTACCG attttaaaggATTTGGGAGCAGATAAGTTACTTGAGTTTGTCGACCTCAGTGACTTTGTTAAAAcgtttaatgattttaaagtgGATAAGGCCATCCACACCGCCAAAATTGTTGTAGATGAGCAAGGCACGGAGGCGGTGGCTGTTACAGTAGTGAAGGCAACCAAGACCCGTTCATATATAAGGGAACACTATACAGTATTTCGAGCAGATAggccttttttgtattttatttataatactgtaacGAGGACGCTGCTATTTTCTGGTGTTTTTAACTCCCCATAA
- the LOC124367174 gene encoding serine protease inhibitor 88Ea-like isoform X3, which translates to MIHLLVIASLAAPLSVVAQQCPLSVVSVGDAQVETLRYSRMELAVDLLRSVTSQDPTQNVFLSPYSIFSAFQLLFFATSGYSEKIMRTFLHIPHNLTKNDVVGIYALDRQQNEQNYTNDYELDSANKLYIQQDLDIRDCVKHIFPKEYSTADFKNDLELSRKNINKWVERQTKNLIVDCIPEGFLDKNTSLLMVNAVYFKGLWKSRFNKDKTSPEYFHMADGSRRLTEMMNTQSSVRAVFSSSYGIHGLELPYEGDDISMFIILPEQSHATAVQDLLRSLTYERLEMILSEILDSPLKKMDITIPKFKTENKYNLVPILKDLGADKLLEFVDLSDFVKTFNDFKVDKAIHTAKIVVDEQGTEAVAVTVVKATKTRSYIREHYTVFRADRPFLYFIYNTVTRTLLFSGVFNSP; encoded by the exons ATG ATACATCTCTTGGTCATCGCTAGCTTGGCTGCGCCATTGTCTGTGGTGGCACAGCAGTGTCCGCTCTCTGTAGTGTCTGTCGGTGACGCCCAAGTGGAGACGCTGAGGTACAGTCGCATGGAGCTAGCAGTAGACCTACTACGTTCTGTAACCTCTCAGGATCCGACGCAGAACGTATTCCTCTCACCGTACAGCATATTCTCGGCCTTCCAACTATTATTCTTTGCAACTTCTGGCTATTCTGAGAAGATTATGAGAACATTTCTTCATATACCTCATAACCtg actaaaaatgatgtagttggAATCTACGCCTTAGACAGACAACAAAATGAGCAGAACTACACAAATGACTACGAACTCGACAGCGCCAATAAACTCTACATACAACAAGACCTTGACATAAGAGATTGCGTAAAGCACATCTTTCCAAAAGAATACTCTACTGCAGACTTTAAAAATGATTTGGAGTTATctcgtaaaaatataaataaatgggtAGAAAGGCAGACAAAAAACTTAATTGTGGATTGTATACCAGAAGGATTCCTAGATAAGAACACATCACTACTAATG GTGAATGCCGTGTACTTCAAAGGGTTATGGAAGTCAAGATTCAATAAAGATAAGACTTCCCCTGAATATTTTCACATGGCTGATGGATCTAGAAGACTAACTGAAATGATGAACACACAGAGTAGTGTCAGAGCTG tattttctaGCAGTTATGGAATACATGGTCTGGAGCTGCCGTACGAGGGAGATGATATCAGCATGTTCATAATTTTGCCTGAACAATCTCATGCAACAGCAGTACAAGATTTACTGAGGTCATTAACTTATGAACGTCTAGAGATGATTCTAAGTGAGATCTTAGACAGCCCTCTGAAAAAAATGGACATTACTATTCCTAAGTTCAAAACTGAGAATAAATATAATCTCGTACCG attttaaaggATTTGGGAGCAGATAAGTTACTTGAGTTTGTCGACCTCAGTGACTTTGTTAAAAcgtttaatgattttaaagtgGATAAGGCCATCCACACCGCCAAAATTGTTGTAGATGAGCAAGGCACGGAGGCGGTGGCTGTTACAGTAGTGAAGGCAACCAAGACCCGTTCATATATAAGGGAACACTATACAGTATTTCGAGCAGATAggccttttttgtattttatttataatactgtaacGAGGACGCTGCTATTTTCTGGTGTTTTTAACTCCCCATAA